The genomic window GAAAAATGACTAAGTTGAAGATTCCTTTCCAACAATGCAGAAATCACTTCTGCTAATCCATGGTTCCAACTCATGGTTTTAGTTCTAATCGGTGCATATCGATCTGCATAGCTACCTTCTTCTTCTTCCAAAATTGGATCAGAATTGAAATAATCATACGATATAGCCTTCATATCAGAATCAAAAGCCCAAACAAAAGGGTGAAATTCAACAAGGACAAAAGTTCCTCCAGGTTTTAAGTAATAGTTTACAGTTTCTGCCCATTTTGATATATCCGGCAACCACCCGATTGTGCCATACGATGTATATATAATATCAAATGATTCATAAAGATCCGTTTGTAAATCAAAAATGTCAGAACAAATGAACCGAGCATCCAAGCCCAATCGCTTTGTAAGCTCATTTGCTTCCAAGATAGCTGCCTCAGAAAAATCAATGCCTGTGACCAGAGCACCCCGGCGCGCTAGATTTAAGGTATCCATCCCAAAATGACATTGCAAATGCAGCAAATTCTTTCCCCTGATTTCCCCAAGTAATCCCAAATCTAAATCAGGTAAAATATCCCGATCACTATTCAAAAATCCCTGTACATCATACATTTCAGATCCCAGATGTACCGGCACTCTGGCGTTCCAGGTTGCTTTATTTAATTGGATATATGTTGATTTGTCCATTATTTGATTCTAAAAAAGAAGAGCAGAATTTTCATCCTGCTCTTCTTATATTATTCAATTTTAAACTATTTATAATCATCCAGATAGATAAGAATAACTCACATCTAAAAGGAGCATTATATCTAATCGATTACATCCTGCGGATGATTTCATCACCAAACTCAGAGCATTTGAGCAAGGTGGCACCTACCATCAATCTGTGAAAGTCGTAGGTCACGCGTTTAGCACCAATTGCGCTTTCCAAAGCATTGATTATCATTTTTGCCGCTTCATTCCAACCCATATAATCGAACATCATGACGCCTGAAAGGATTACTGAGCTAGGATTAACTTTGTCCTGATCTGCATACTTTGGAGCTGTACCATGTGTTGCTTCGAAGATAGCATGTCCAGTAACGTAATTGATGTTGGCACCAGGCGCAATCCCAATTCCTCCTACCTGTGCAGCCAAAGCATCAGAAATGTAGTCTCCATTCAGATTGAGCGTTGCTATGACATCATATTCTGCGGGTCTAAGCAGAATTTGTTGCAGGAATGCGTCTGCTATTGCATCTTTTATAATGATCCCATTGGGTAATTTCATCCAAGGACCTCCGTCAAGAAGCTCTGCACCAAATTCGTTTTTCGCCAGAGCATAACCCCAATCCATGAATCCACCTTCCGTAAACTTCATAATATTTCCTTTATGAACCAAGGTGACGGATTTCTGATTTTGATTGATTGCATGCTCTATTGCTGCTCTTACAAGTCTTTCTGTCCCATCACGAGACACAGGTTTAATACCAAATCCAGAAGTTTCGGGAAATCTTATCTTATTGTATCGATCCGGAAAATTCTCCTTCATGAGTTCTTTAAACTTGATCGCATCCGGAGTACCCTGTTGAAATTCGATTCCTGCATAGATATCTTCGGTATTTTCCCTGAAAATGGTCATGTCCACTTTGCTTGGATCTGCCACAGGTGAAGGCACTCCTTCAAACCATCTGACAGGCCTCACACAAGCATATAAATCCAATTGTTGCCGCAAAGCAACATTGAGGGATCTTATGCCCCCTCCCACTGGTGTAGTCAATGGACCTTTGATCGCTACCAAATGCTCATTTATACTATCCAATGTCGCTTGTGGTAGCCAGTTTTGGGTTTGATTGAAAGCTTTCTCTCCCGCGAGAACTTCCAACCATTCGATTTTGCGGCTGCCACCATAAGCTTTTTGCACAGCTGCATCAAATACACGGACAGATGCATTCCAGATATCTCTACCCGTACCATCTCCTTCAATAAAAGGAATCACCGGATTGTCCGGCACGGCAAGTTTGCCGTTTGTGCAAGTTATTTTTTGATTACTCATTTGATTTGGTCTTAGATTAGTTCGTTTCTGAAAACAGTTTTCAGAATTCGGTGCAAAGGTAAGTAACTAAATCTCTTTTCCTGCGTTTTGAGACTAAGCTATTTTGGTAATTTCTTATACATTCGCCGTTGAATATGTTGCAAGTATCTAATTTTTATACTCCTTTTGATCTTTTCCAAGGAAATCGATGCTCTGCATTGATACTTCAAATAAACTTTCGCACAACCAAACTTATATTGATTGGCTGCTTCACACCGAAATCACAAGTCAAATTATGAGAAATCCGATCCTGGAATCTGGAAACGAGCATCTATTGCCAGAAGAAAAAGTAATAGAAAGGGCTTTACGACCGAAAGAGTTAGCCGATTTTTCAGGCCAGACTAAAATCGTGGACAATTTAAAAGTATTCATAGGTGCTGCAAAACTAAGGGGAGAGGCATTGGATCACGTTTTATTGCATGGACCTCCGGGTTTAGGTAAAACCACCTTATCCCACATTATAGCCAATGAGTTGGGAGCACAGCTCAAAATGACCTCAGGCCCGGTATTAGAAAAACCGGGAGATCTTGCAGGACTGCTGACCAATCTC from Saprospiraceae bacterium includes these protein-coding regions:
- the icd gene encoding NADP-dependent isocitrate dehydrogenase, translating into MSNQKITCTNGKLAVPDNPVIPFIEGDGTGRDIWNASVRVFDAAVQKAYGGSRKIEWLEVLAGEKAFNQTQNWLPQATLDSINEHLVAIKGPLTTPVGGGIRSLNVALRQQLDLYACVRPVRWFEGVPSPVADPSKVDMTIFRENTEDIYAGIEFQQGTPDAIKFKELMKENFPDRYNKIRFPETSGFGIKPVSRDGTERLVRAAIEHAINQNQKSVTLVHKGNIMKFTEGGFMDWGYALAKNEFGAELLDGGPWMKLPNGIIIKDAIADAFLQQILLRPAEYDVIATLNLNGDYISDALAAQVGGIGIAPGANINYVTGHAIFEATHGTAPKYADQDKVNPSSVILSGVMMFDYMGWNEAAKMIINALESAIGAKRVTYDFHRLMVGATLLKCSEFGDEIIRRM
- a CDS encoding class I SAM-dependent methyltransferase, yielding MDKSTYIQLNKATWNARVPVHLGSEMYDVQGFLNSDRDILPDLDLGLLGEIRGKNLLHLQCHFGMDTLNLARRGALVTGIDFSEAAILEANELTKRLGLDARFICSDIFDLQTDLYESFDIIYTSYGTIGWLPDISKWAETVNYYLKPGGTFVLVEFHPFVWAFDSDMKAISYDYFNSDPILEEEEGSYADRYAPIRTKTMSWNHGLAEVISALLERNLQLSHFSEHDYSPYNCFSKLSLHEPGKYRFSHIPYRIPMVYAVKVTKKLV